A genomic region of Thermodesulfovibrio aggregans contains the following coding sequences:
- the flhB gene encoding flagellar biosynthesis protein FlhB, producing MPEELQERTEQATPRRRERARQKGEVPRSRELTSIVSPWIIFLYFVFSGSFFIALQQHLKESFTRLNPDYISGALFAIIKSEIKWFFLQFAPLGGVVLFSVLLVHFIQTGFLFTGAPLVPDLSRISPIKGIKRLFSLNALFETVKGVLKLIALGFVIYFVLKKDINILPLLIDMDIKAIVGVSFEKIYQLFLACLIMLTVFSGIDFAYQRWQYERNLRMTKQEIKEEFKETEGSPMVRARIRSLQREIARRRMMQEVPKADVVITNPLHIAVCIKYDSQNMNAPKVVAKGANILAERIKQLARAAGVPIYENKPLARVLYKIPVGEEIPEALYKAVATILATVYNLKGKKIA from the coding sequence ATGCCAGAAGAACTTCAAGAACGAACAGAACAGGCGACCCCGCGAAGGAGAGAAAGAGCCCGACAAAAAGGTGAAGTTCCAAGAAGCCGGGAACTTACAAGTATAGTCAGTCCATGGATAATTTTTCTCTATTTTGTTTTCTCCGGAAGTTTCTTTATTGCATTACAACAACATCTAAAAGAGTCATTTACAAGACTTAATCCTGACTACATAAGTGGTGCTCTCTTTGCCATAATAAAAAGTGAGATAAAATGGTTTTTTTTACAGTTTGCTCCACTTGGAGGAGTTGTTCTTTTTAGTGTATTACTTGTTCATTTTATTCAAACAGGTTTTCTTTTTACAGGAGCTCCATTAGTGCCTGATTTATCAAGAATAAGTCCGATTAAAGGAATAAAAAGATTGTTTTCTCTTAATGCTTTGTTTGAGACAGTAAAGGGTGTTTTGAAACTGATAGCTCTCGGTTTTGTTATATACTTTGTTTTAAAGAAGGATATCAATATCTTGCCACTTTTAATAGATATGGATATAAAAGCTATTGTAGGAGTGAGCTTTGAGAAAATCTACCAACTTTTTCTTGCATGCCTGATAATGCTGACTGTTTTTTCAGGTATAGATTTTGCATATCAGAGATGGCAGTATGAAAGAAATTTGAGAATGACGAAACAGGAAATAAAGGAAGAGTTCAAGGAAACAGAGGGTTCACCAATGGTAAGAGCAAGAATAAGAAGTCTGCAAAGAGAAATAGCAAGAAGAAGAATGATGCAGGAAGTTCCAAAGGCTGATGTGGTAATAACAAACCCTCTTCATATTGCTGTATGTATAAAGTATGACTCTCAAAATATGAATGCACCGAAGGTTGTTGCAAAGGGAGCAAACATTCTTGCCGAAAGAATAAAACAGTTAGCCAGAGCAGCAGGTGTCCCAATCTATGAAAATAAACCACTGGCAAGAGTTCTATATAAAATTCCTGTTGGAGAGGAAATTCCTGAGGCACTTTATAAAGCAGTTGCCACAATTTTAGCAACAGTTTACAACCTTAAAGGGAAGAAGATCGCATGA
- a CDS encoding sigma-70 family RNA polymerase sigma factor, which produces MLYSEDEKEKIIKQFLPKIKHHALRYHNIVHSVIELEDLISAGIKGLLEALNKYNPSLNVPLASFIEYRIRGAIIDEIRSLDVFSKEYRKKVEDLKKAWKTLKESGKEPTDEELATSLNITPTELQEIYQSITASDVIDLDNPVITHQGDKLNLSEVISDGKDIFEDISFRELKERLTAAIESLSEIEKIVISLYYYEELNMKEIANILGVSLSRVSQIHGKSLLKLKNFLENSLIEK; this is translated from the coding sequence ATGCTTTATTCTGAAGATGAAAAAGAGAAAATTATCAAACAGTTTTTACCAAAAATAAAGCACCATGCTTTAAGATATCATAATATTGTTCACTCCGTTATTGAGCTTGAAGATCTAATCTCTGCTGGAATTAAAGGATTGCTTGAAGCATTAAATAAGTACAATCCTTCACTTAATGTACCCCTTGCCTCTTTTATAGAATACAGAATACGGGGAGCTATAATCGATGAAATTCGCTCTCTTGATGTTTTTTCCAAAGAATACAGAAAAAAAGTGGAAGATTTAAAAAAAGCATGGAAAACTCTTAAAGAATCAGGGAAAGAACCTACAGATGAAGAACTGGCAACCTCTCTAAATATTACCCCGACAGAATTGCAGGAGATATATCAGAGCATAACAGCTTCTGATGTAATAGATTTGGACAATCCTGTAATCACTCACCAAGGGGATAAATTAAATCTTTCTGAAGTTATATCAGATGGAAAGGACATCTTTGAAGATATATCTTTTCGTGAACTTAAAGAAAGGCTTACTGCTGCTATTGAGAGTCTTTCAGAAATTGAAAAAATTGTTATTTCTCTATATTACTATGAAGAGTTGAATATGAAAGAAATTGCAAATATTCTGGGAGTTTCTCTTTCAAGGGTTAGTCAGATTCATGGGAAGAGTCTTTTAAAGTTAAAAAATTTTCTTGAAAATAGTTTAATTGAAAAATAA
- the flhA gene encoding flagellar biosynthesis protein FlhA translates to MNYIRSDVLVAVGIILILIFMIVPIPPFLLDLSLTMSITLSILIILVASYVRKPLDFSVFPSILLIATLLRLSLNIASTRLILTRGELGTEAAGKVIKAFGEFVVSGNFVVGLIVFLILVIINFIVITKGAGRIAEVSARFTLDAMPGKQMSIDADLNAGLIDEKEARRRREEISREADFYGAMDGASKFIRGDAIAAIIIMIINIIGGILIGVLQKGMSIGDAVQTYVILTIGDGLAAQVPALITSTAAGIVVSRAATESNLGQDILNQLFKNPKTLATASGVLLLLGLIPGLPHLPFIIIAVVSGAIAYLMITKERKEKEVLPPPPAEEKPITMEAQLESLLRVDPISLEIGYNLIPLVEGESSLVERIRSLRKQIAMEMGYIVPSIHIKDNLMLKPSQYSILIKGVEIATSEIIPGRFLAIGAKPSQELEGIPTKDPAFGVDALWIEQKDVSKAQMLGFTVVDAPSVIVTHLREILKNYGYELLGKQETQRLLDNLAKTHPRVVDDLIPNLLSLSQVQKVLQNLLRERVSIKDLQTILESLAEYANVTKDPDILTEYVRQSLSRRITKSVQNPDGSITAILLDPSLEKTFIESLQTTPQGMIFAPDPVLMEKTVEKVKAVADEATIRGYQPVLICSQAIRRFIKRAMERVSPSLPVLSPQEISPGVKILMLATVKPD, encoded by the coding sequence ATGAATTACATAAGAAGTGATGTCTTGGTTGCAGTAGGCATAATTTTGATACTTATTTTCATGATTGTGCCAATTCCTCCTTTTCTGCTTGATCTTTCGCTTACGATGAGTATAACTCTCTCAATTCTTATTATTCTTGTGGCATCCTATGTGAGAAAACCTCTTGATTTTTCTGTTTTTCCATCTATTTTGTTGATTGCTACATTGTTAAGATTGTCTTTAAATATAGCTTCAACAAGACTTATTCTTACCCGAGGAGAACTTGGCACAGAAGCTGCAGGAAAGGTAATTAAGGCTTTCGGTGAATTTGTTGTAAGTGGAAACTTTGTAGTTGGCTTAATTGTGTTTTTAATTCTTGTGATAATCAACTTCATAGTAATCACCAAAGGTGCTGGAAGAATTGCAGAGGTTTCAGCCCGTTTTACCCTTGATGCAATGCCAGGTAAGCAGATGAGTATAGATGCAGATCTCAATGCAGGACTTATTGATGAAAAAGAAGCAAGACGTAGAAGAGAAGAAATAAGCAGAGAAGCTGATTTTTATGGAGCAATGGATGGTGCAAGCAAATTCATTCGTGGTGATGCTATTGCTGCAATAATTATCATGATTATAAACATCATTGGGGGAATTCTTATCGGAGTTTTACAAAAAGGCATGTCTATAGGAGATGCTGTTCAGACTTATGTAATCTTAACAATAGGTGATGGGCTTGCAGCTCAGGTTCCTGCACTTATTACATCAACTGCAGCAGGTATTGTAGTTAGCAGGGCAGCTACTGAGTCAAATCTTGGACAGGATATCCTCAATCAACTTTTTAAAAATCCTAAAACTCTTGCCACAGCTTCAGGTGTTCTTCTTTTACTTGGATTAATTCCAGGACTTCCTCATCTTCCTTTTATAATTATTGCTGTTGTCTCAGGTGCTATTGCCTATCTTATGATTACAAAGGAAAGAAAGGAAAAGGAGGTATTGCCACCTCCTCCAGCTGAAGAAAAACCTATTACAATGGAAGCTCAACTTGAGAGTCTTCTCAGGGTTGATCCCATCTCTCTTGAAATTGGATACAACCTTATTCCACTTGTTGAAGGTGAAAGTTCTCTTGTTGAAAGAATTCGCTCTCTTAGAAAGCAGATTGCCATGGAGATGGGCTACATAGTCCCTTCAATTCATATAAAAGATAATTTAATGTTAAAACCTTCTCAATACAGTATTCTTATAAAAGGTGTTGAAATAGCTACTTCAGAGATAATTCCAGGAAGATTTCTTGCAATCGGTGCAAAACCTTCTCAGGAACTTGAAGGGATTCCAACAAAAGACCCTGCCTTTGGAGTGGATGCTTTATGGATTGAGCAGAAAGATGTATCAAAGGCTCAGATGCTTGGCTTTACAGTTGTTGATGCACCATCAGTGATTGTTACTCATCTTAGAGAAATTCTCAAAAACTATGGTTATGAACTTCTCGGAAAACAGGAAACTCAAAGGCTTCTTGATAATCTTGCGAAAACCCATCCAAGAGTTGTTGATGATTTAATACCCAATCTTTTGAGTCTTTCTCAGGTTCAGAAGGTTCTTCAGAATCTTCTGAGAGAGAGAGTTTCAATAAAGGATCTACAAACCATACTTGAAAGCCTTGCAGAATATGCTAATGTCACAAAGGATCCTGATATTTTAACAGAGTATGTGAGACAGTCACTGTCAAGAAGAATAACAAAAAGTGTTCAAAATCCTGACGGTTCAATTACAGCGATTTTACTTGATCCTTCTTTAGAAAAGACATTTATTGAATCTTTGCAAACAACACCTCAGGGCATGATTTTTGCTCCTGATCCTGTGTTAATGGAGAAAACAGTTGAAAAGGTAAAAGCAGTAGCTGATGAAGCGACAATTAGAGGGTATCAGCCTGTTTTAATCTGTTCACAGGCTATAAGAAGATTTATAAAGAGAGCAATGGAGAGAGTATCTCCTTCTTTACCAGTTTTATCGCCTCAGGAAATTTCTCCAGGAGTAAAAATACTGATGCTTGCTACAGTAAAGCCTGATTGA
- a CDS encoding MinD/ParA family protein, with protein sequence MKTNIPRIVAVSSGKGGVGKTNFVVNIALVFRSMQKRVLLMDADIGLSNIDIMFGVAPKYNIKHLLSGEKSIKDIIVKTSEGIDIIPASSGIRELTQLSYGQKMKIIEELENIDKNYDIFLIDTGAGISDNVTFFCSAAHDTIVIVTPEPTSIADAYALIKVLYKEYGEQNFRIVVNSVRNHKEAKETFKKLSMVTERFLGISIDWLGELPYDEKIKEAVISQKPYITLYPTSEFSKKLAEIAKQFLKIEVDLLKGGMQFFLKKALNK encoded by the coding sequence GTGAAAACTAACATACCAAGAATTGTGGCTGTTTCAAGTGGTAAAGGAGGAGTTGGAAAAACAAACTTTGTGGTCAATATTGCTTTAGTTTTTAGAAGTATGCAAAAAAGAGTTCTTCTTATGGATGCTGATATAGGTTTAAGTAATATTGATATTATGTTCGGAGTAGCACCAAAATACAACATAAAACATCTGCTTTCAGGTGAAAAGTCGATTAAAGACATAATTGTTAAAACTTCTGAGGGAATTGATATTATTCCTGCCAGCTCTGGAATAAGAGAACTCACTCAGCTTTCTTACGGACAAAAGATGAAAATCATTGAAGAACTTGAAAATATTGATAAAAACTACGATATTTTTTTGATTGATACAGGTGCAGGGATCTCAGACAATGTAACTTTTTTCTGCTCTGCTGCCCATGACACAATTGTAATTGTTACTCCTGAACCTACTTCAATTGCAGATGCCTATGCATTGATTAAGGTACTTTATAAAGAGTATGGTGAGCAGAATTTTCGTATTGTTGTAAATAGTGTGAGGAATCATAAAGAGGCAAAAGAAACATTTAAAAAACTATCTATGGTTACCGAAAGATTTCTTGGAATATCAATTGATTGGCTTGGAGAACTTCCATACGATGAAAAAATAAAGGAAGCTGTTATTTCCCAGAAACCATACATAACTTTATATCCAACATCAGAGTTTTCAAAAAAACTTGCAGAAATTGCAAAACAGTTTCTTAAAATAGAAGTTGATTTATTAAAAGGAGGAATGCAGTTTTTCCTCAAAAAAGCTTTAAATAAATAG